The genomic interval GTTCCCTAGCATTTGCTAGGGGTTACATTTATTAAAATATTTCACTGAATTTAATTTGATACTTTTCTAAAACAATTTTTTTATCATTTGGATCAATATTTTCTAATATTTGCATTACTTTTTCATAAGCTTTCATATAACTTTTCTTATAAAATAAATTCTCAGCAATTAATAAATCTTTTTGATATTCTTTATTAGTAAAATATCTATTAGCATAAAGTAAAACAAACTCAGTTAAAAGTGTTTTATAGATGATACCATTAATATCTTGTGTTGTTTTTTCAACTTTATTTACTAATACTTTTAATGTTTCATTTAACCTAACAATATCAATTGGGAATGAACTTAATAAGATATACAATTGTGAAAGTTCCATATTTAAATTTTTAATAATATTTAAATATTTTTTATGATAATCAAAATTAGCATATTTTATATACTTTTTTGTTCCATTTATTTTTTCAGTCATCTGTGAAATTTGTTCTCGAGCAGTTTGTTCGTCTTTATATATTTCATCAATAATAAGTAAATTATGGTCAAGTTCTTTTGATATTTTCGCAATATCAATTGTTGTTATCTCTAATTCCTCTTTTATTTCATCATAAGATATATCATAGACATCAAATTGTTTAGCTAAACTAGATAATCGAATTTTTTTACTATCTATATTAATTAACATTTGTTCGATCGAATTAATATCTTTATCAGTAATATTGTATGAACCTTCGACAATTTTAAAAATTGAAATAAAATTTTTCGCTGTACTTTCAACTTTCATAATATTTTCTTGTTGTATTTTTAAATTGTTAATAATCGTATTTTTCTTTTCAAGTTCATCTTCTAATCGATTAATACTATTATTTAAATAAATATCAATTTCTTTTAACTGGCTTTCAAAATCATCAATTTTAAATGAATTAACTTCAGTAATTATTTCTTGAATCCGTTCAAAATGATGTTCATATTTATTAGAAAAGTCAATCTTTAGTAGTTGAAATTCTTCATCGGTAAAATTATCCGATAGTTTCTTAAGATTTTCAAATTTTGGTAATAATGATGTATTAATTTTATCAAGTATTCTCGGGGAGTTATTTACATAATTTTCTAAAATTTTAATTTCTTTAAAAATATTGGAAGCTACTTTATCAGCTTCAACAAATTGTGAATCTTCAATACATTTATGACATTCATCAAATTTTACTCCAATATCATGAAAATATTTTTCAATTTTATCTTTATTACTTATATAATAATCTTTATTCTTATAGTAGGTTGCTTTTATTTCAGTTACCATATCAAGATATTTATTGATATATTTACGATTATCACTGGCCATATCAATATATTCAATAATCTCACCCTTAAAATGGTCTGCTTTTTCTTCTAAATCTTGAACCTCTTGATTAAATGCTTCTTTTAAACTTAGAAAATATTGATAATTATTTTGATTTATGGCATCTTCTAAAACATCTAACATACCATATTGTGCATCTACTTCCCGAACTAGGTTTTCTATATCTTTTTTCCATCTTAAAACAAGCATTCCTAGTTTTTGATCACTTTTTAAATTATCATATGATGAGTAATTTTTAATGACCTCATGTTGTTTTAATTTTTGAATTCTGGCTCTTAAAACCTCTAATGTCTTACGATATTTTTTCTTTTTAACATTAAATATAACCAATATTATGATTAACATAATAAATAATACAACAAAAGAGGCAATAATAATGACTAATATCAAATTGTCTCCCTTATCAATAAATTCTTTAAAACGATCGAGCATTCCCTATCACCTCATCAATCTTCAATTAATATATATTTTAGCATATTTTTAATTATTTTTCATTTGCTTTTTGACATTTTTTGTTATAATAATTAATATTGCGGTGATAATATGTTCGTAAATAACTATATACAGATGATTTTTCATCTTCTAGCCAATTATTATTAAATAATTACTAAAATAATTAAAATTTCAGAATGTCATATTAAGATAACACTGCTTTAGAAAAATATGTTAAGATATTAGTCAATTATTTATAAAAAGATTGACAATGTTTCATAACTAGTATATACTATTTAAGTGCAAATAAAAGGCAGCAGTTTGGCCATTTAAAGTCATTAGATGATACCTTTTAAGGGTTTATACGTAACTCTATGGCTGCTAGAGTGAGCATAATCAATATTATCTAAGCTTTAGATAAGGTTAAGCATCTTCTTTTATGTGCCAAGAAATTAAAGGAGGATTACTTATGTCACGTTATACAGGTCCAAGTTGGAAAAAAGCACGTCGCTTAGGATTTTCTATTCTAGAAACAGGTAAAGAATTACAAAGACGTCCGGTTGCTCCAGGGCAACATGGAGGAAAACGTCGTCGTAAACCTTCAGAATATGGACTTCAATTACAAGAAAAACAAAAATTACGTTTTATGTATGGATTAAACGAACGTCAATTCAGAAACTTATTTGATAAGGCTAACAAAATGCAAGGTATTCATGGTGAGAACTTTATGTTTTTACTAGAGTCTCGTTTAGATAATCTTGTTTATCGTTTAGGTTTAGCAAGAACACGTCGTCAAGCTCGTCAGCTTGTAGGGCATGGACATATTATTGTAGATGGAAAACCAGTAAATATTCCATCATACTTAGTAAAACCTGGACAAGTTATTTCATTAAAAGAAAAATCACGTGGTTTAACAATCGTTAAAGACGCTTTAGAAGCAACTATTTCTAGACCAGCATATTTAACTTTTGATGAAAATACTTTATCTGGAACTTATTCACGTCTTCCAATGAGAGATGAAATTCATCCAGAAATTACTGAAAGTTTAATTGTCGAGTATTATAGCCGAGTATAATACTCAAAAACCTTCTACCATGGTAGAAGGTTTTTTTTGTTTTTACAGAACATATTTTTGATACTTCTCAAAATCTTTGAGCGAACATTCTAATGCTAAAATTGTCCCTTTTTCATTATATGATGTAGAACGAATGAGTGCACATTGATGGAAATAATTTACTAAATTCATATTCTCATAAGGAATCATCATCTTACAAGTTAAAAAATCTGTAAATAATTTCTTATCAATCAACTTAACAAGTTCAACAATCCCTATTTGATTTTTGGCTGAAAGATATATTTCATCATTTTCAATTTTAGGAATATCCATTTCAACTAAATCAGTTTTATTATAAACTGTAATGATTGGAATATCTTTTACTCCGATTTCTTTTAGTGTTTCAATGACAATTTCCATTTGATGTTGATAGTTTGGATGACTATAATCAACCACATGAATTAATAAATCAGAATATAATACTTCTTCAAGCGTTGAACGAAATGCATTAATTAATTGATGAGGTAATTTATCAATAAATCCAACCGTATCTGTTAGTAAGAATGATTTTGAATTATTTAATTTAATATGCCTAACTGAAGTGTCAAGTGTTGCAAATAACATATCTTTTTCAAATACATTTTTTAGACTTGATTTAAACAATTCCATAGAGACATTTAATATAGTTGACTTACCAGCATTGGTATATCCTACTAAAGATACAACTTTCATATGATTTTTTTGTCTTAAGCTTCTCTGGGTTTTGCGTTCTGAAACAATAACCTCTAAATCCTTTTTTAAGGATTGAATTTGGTTTTTAATTTTACGTCTATCATTTTCTAATTTCGTTTCACCTGATCCTCTATTAATAACACCGCCACCTCTTTGTCTACTAAGACTAGCAGATGTATTAACTAATCTTGGTAATAAATATTGTAATCGTGCAATTTCAACTTGAATTCTACTTTCCTTAGAAGTTGCACGTTTATTAAAAATATCTATAATAAGATTTGCTCGGTCTAAGACAATACATTCTAAAGCTGATTCTAAATTTCTAACTTGAGATGGTGATAATTCATCATTAAATATAACCTTATTCACTTCTTTTTCATCCATGATCTGTTTTACCTCATCTAACTTCCCTTTTCCAATATAATAAGAAGTATTAATTCGATTTAAATTTTGAGTCAACACAGAAACGACATCCAATTGAAATCCAGTGGCTAGATTTTTTAATTCTTCCATTGAATGTTCAAAATTAATATTTTTTTGACAATTCACACCAACTAATATTACTTTCTCTTTCATTTTTATATCCTCCTTTTAATAAAAAAAACACAAGATTCACCTTGTGTTAAGTACGCGAAAAAGGACATGGATATGGCATGACAAATAGATAACAAAAAAAGGACTATTCATCCTCTCAAATTTATAAGTATAACAAAATAAGGTTTCCTTATAAGAGACCAATCACGATTACTCTTCACAGGGTGAAGTCTATTCAATTATTTTATAATCGATACTAATCGAATTCGTCTCTTTACAAACATGACGACACCTTACCTTTCATTCTTTCTACACTATTATATTACCATATATGAAAAAAATTGACAATATTTTATAATAAAATTAATTATTATTTAAATATTTTCGTATTATCATTCCTTGTGAATTCAACATCTTAAACTTTTGATAAAATGCTTGCAGAGGTTTATCGCAAGTTAAATCAATATTATTAATATGATTTAATGAATTTAACATTAATTCCATTAAATGAGACCCTATCTTTTGATTTTGATAATCAGGTAATACCTCAAGCATTGGAATAAAAGCAAATTGAACTTTATCACTTAAAGCATTAATAAAACCAACGACCTGATTTTTTGTATGATCAATCGCAACAACAATATACTGACTATTTTGTAAAATTTGGAAATGTTCTTCTTTCGATAATGGTTTTTTCCACCCCACAAAAAAACCTTCTAACATCTCTTGATTAATTGATTTTAAATCGGTTTGATAACTTATCATAACTATCCTCCACTTTAACTATATCACTATTATCATTATATATAATCATTGTTGGGAAGTAAATATTAAAAACACATTCAATTAAATTGAATGTGCTTATCTAAATATTTTATTCGAACTTTGCCATAAAGTAATTTTTCTTACCGCGTCTTAACACAATGTATTTATTTTCAATCGCATTTTCTTTTTTAATCACAAAATTAATGTCATTCACTTTTTCTCCATTAATAGAAACAGAATTATTAGAAACAAACTCACGTGCTTCACGTTTACTACGTGCAGCTTTTATTTCAATTAATAAATCAATAATTCCTTTTTCGCTACTTAAAACCATAGATGGTAGACCTTTAAATCCAGCCTCGATTTCTTCACCTGTTAAGTTTTTAATATCACCACTAAATAAACTACTAGTTATTTTTAAGGCTTGTTGAAAAGCCATTTCACCATGAACTAATGTCACGACTTCTTTAGCTAATTGTTTTTGTGCTTCTCTTAAATGCGGTTCTGTTTTCACTTTTTCTTCTAATTGATTAATTTCTTCATGTGATAAGAAAGTAAAGTATTTTAAGAATTTGATTACATCATCATCACTTGTATTTAAGAAAAATTGGTACATCTCATAAGGTGTTGTTAATTTTGCATCCAACCATATTGCTCCACCTGCTGTTTTACCGAATTTCGTTCCATCAGCTTTAGTGACTAACGGAATTGTTAAACCTATGGCTTTAACATCTGAACCATTTGATTTTCTAATTAATTCTAAACCTGAGGTTATATTTCCCCATTGATCACTTCCTCCGATTTGAAGTTTACATCCTTTATTGTTAAATAAATATTCAAAATCCATTGCTTGAAGGATGGTGTAAGTAAATTCTGTGAAAGAAATACCTGTATCTAATCTTTTTGCGATGGTGTCTTTAGCTAACATGTAATTAATTCCAAAATGTTTACCATAATCACGTAAGAAATCGATGATTGATAAATTTTTCGTCCAATTATAATTGTTCACTAATTCTGCACCATTTTTATTTTCATCAAAATTTAAAAACTGAGCTAATTGATTTTTTATTGACTGTGACCAATTTTGAACAGTTTCTAAGGTATTTAGTGAACGCTCAGTTGTTCTTCCACTAGGGTCCCCGATTAAGCCAGTAGCACCACCTACAAGTGGTAATGGTTTGTGCTTAGCTAGTTGGAATCTTTTTAAAACTAAAATAGGTAGTAATGAACCGACATGTAAACTATCAGCAGTAGGGTCAAATCCGCAATATAAAGTTACCATTTCCGATTCTAGTAATTCATCTAAGGCTTCTAAATCTGTACAATCATTTATTAAACCACGCCAAGTTAAATCTTTTAATAATTCATTTTTCATTTTTTTCTCTCCTTTTTTATAATTTTAAAGACATTTTACGATTTAATGTCTTCATATTTAAATTTTCATAAAAACTTATAGCATCTTGATTAAATTCCCAAACATTCAGTTCAAGTGAGGTCACCTTATTTTCTTTCGCGATACGGAGACATTCTGAAAACAATTGTTTACCATAACCTCTTCTTTGATATTTAAAGCTAATCACAAAATCATCTATATAGGCATATTTTCTTTCTACAATAATATCATAATTTTGTGTGTCTTTTATTACCATAATCGCAAAACCAATGATATCATTATCATTTTCAATTAATAAAAAATAAGTATTCACATCATCTAGTAAGAGATAATAGTAGTTTTGTGGCATTGGGTTTTCTACATCTTTAAAGTATTCTCCTAAGTGACATACATGCAACTGATGTACTTCTTTAAAGAGATTGAGCAGTTTGTCATAATCAGATACAACTGCTAAACGAATTCGCTCATTCATATTTTGCCTCCTAACAAAAAAAGCATCCTTAATATCTAAGGACGCAATTTACGTGGTACCACCCTAGTTCACTTTCGTGCACTTGTATTAATAACGGTTTTATCCGTCTACTTAAGTAGAAGCTCATGGGTGTACTTCATTATCAATGGGATTCTTAGTTTACACCAACCACTAAGTCTCTTTAAATATCACATTGAAACTACTTAAACCAGTCATCGCAAATATTTAATTGTTATAAGATATGAACAAATTTTATATTTGTGTTAATTATTTGATTAATTCAACTAATTGACCATTTTTAACGCCTGCAGCGTTTCCTTCATCGATATCAACATGCATTTCTAATGCAAAATCATCACGCACTCTTACTAATACATTATCAAAGAGAAGTGATCTCTCACCATCTACTTTAATTTGAACACGGTCTTTATCTTTTACGCCAAATTCTTTAGCATCATCTGTGTGCATATGGATATGACGGCTTGCAACAATAACACCTTCTGTTATTTCAACTTCACCTTTTGGTCCAATGATTTTAGCACCAGGTGTACCTACGATATCACCAGAATCTCTAACAGGTGGATAAATTCCTAATGCAAAACTATCTGTTTTTGAAATTTCAATTTGAGTATTTTTTCTAACCGGTCCTAAAACTCTAACACCCTTGAAAGACCCTTTAGGTCCAACAATTTCAACTTTTTCATTTGAAGCAAATTGCCCAGGTTGAGAAAGATCTTTAAATTTTGTTAATTCGTATCCTTCACCAAATAAGTTATTTAAATCTGAGCTACTTAAATGAATATGACGATTACTCATGGCAATTGGTAATTCTTTTTTCATTCTAATTCCTCCTATAAATAAAAAAGGTCCTTATAATCTAAGGACGCATCTTTTGCGTGTTACCACCCTAGTTCACTTTCGTGCACTCATTCAGTTAACGGTATTATCCGTCTACAGTTATCCTGTAGATGCTCATGGGTGTAATATCATTAATTTATTGTCTTAGTTTCCACCAAACACTAAGTCTCTATAAGCCTAAATTAATAACTAAGCCAATCAACGCATATATGTTTCATTAATAATATAATACAATTGTAAAAAAATATCAATACTATTTGGTAGAATTTCTCCAAATAATATTATGCGGTAAAACAACATTAACATTATCAATTGGTTCATCATTCATTAATTTGGTTAATAAACGCATTGATACTGCACCAATATCATAAATTGGGTTATCGATAGATGTTAAAGTAGGTCTCGACATTTTTGAATATTTTGTGTTTTGGAATCCCATTATTTCTAATTCATCTGGAATTTGAATTCCTAAATCACAAGCTGCATTAATCATTGATGCGGCAATTGAATCACGGACAACAATTGCTGCTTCAGGTTTATTATCTTTTAAATAATTAAGGAAAAATGGATAATTCACAACAACTCTTCCTGAAGTACGGATAATTTTAGGTTCTAGTTTTGCATCATCCATTGCTTTTTTATATCCACGTTCTTTTAGTGTATTAACCGAATAGGCACTTCTTGTTGACACAAATAGAATATCTTTCTTGCCTTGTTCTATAAAAGATTGAGTCGCATCATAAAATGCCTCTTCAAAATCAATTGATACCGATGGAATAAGATTTCCTTCTTCTTTAACATTACATAAAACAACTGGTACCGTTGAGTCACTAATTTGTTTAATATTTCTTTCTTGTAATTCATCATTCAAATATATAATTCCATCGACTTGTGCTGCATACACTTCTTGCCAGATATCATCTTCAACTTCTATTTCACTATTTGTTACTTTTAGTAAAACAGTATAATCATACTTACGTGCAATATCTATGACACCATTTATCATTTCAGCAACAGATGCACGAGATACATCAGGTACAATTAAGGCAACTGTCGTCGATTTACGGCTTGCAAGTCCTCGCGCGATAGCGTTTGGGCGATATCCTAATCGATTAATAGCCTCTAGTACTCTTTCTCTTGTAGCTGGTTTCACTTTTTCAGGATAATTTAAAACACGTGAAACAGTCGCTAGAGAAACATCAGCTTCACTCGCTACATCATATATTGTTATTTTAGAATTTTTTATATCAATCATTTGATTCTCCACCTTTACGAAATCCTTTTCTAAATATTATAATAAAAAATGTAAATATTTACAATAGGAAATCCATTATTTATGAAAATTCTTACATTTTCTATGAAAATATTTTCATTTTCTTTTAATTATTTTAGTTTCTTTGAAAATTATATTATTTTCTTTGAAAATTCTTTCATTTTCTTTAAAAATTATTTTAGTTTCTTATTAAATTATAAAACTGAGTAAATTCATTAAAATTCATTTGTTGATTTGCATCTGATAAGGCTAATTTAGGATTAGGATGGATTTCTGCCATTATCCCATCACTTAAGGAAGCAAGAGCAGCTTTCGCTAAATAAGCCATAATATCTTTTCTTCCTGCAGCATGTGATACATCAACAATTACAGGTAAATGGGTTTCTTGTTTTAATATCGGAACTGCCGAAATATCTAAAGTATTACGAGTAGCTTTCTCAAAAGTTCTTATTCCACGTTCACATAAAATAACATTTGAGTTTCCTTCTGAAATGATATATTCTGCTGATAATTTAAATTCCTCAATAGTCGCTGAAAACCCACGTTTTAAAATTATTGGTTTATCAATCTTTCCCACTTCTTTTAATAAACTAAAGTTATGCATATTACGAGAACCGATTTGAACGATATCTATATAATCCTGAGCCATCTGTAATTGTTCTTTGTCCATGATTTCAACAACAGAAATAAGATGATGTTTTTTTGCGATTTTATGCATAATCTTTAAACCTTCAAGTCCTAACCCTTGAAAATCATAGGGAGATGTTCTTGGTTTAAATGCACCACCTCTTAAAAATTTGAATCCTTTTTCTGATAAAAATGCTGCGGTTGCCTCTAACTGATCTTCACTTTCTATAGAACATGGACCAAAAATAAATGTTTTCTCATTTCCGCCAATAGTTACATCATTTATTTTAATTAAGGTGTCTTCTGATTTCATCTTTCTTGAAATCTTTAATTCTGATTTCTTATCATCTTGTTGAAGAGTTGCTGTAGCTTTAAAGATTTCTTTAAATAAGCTAATAATGGTATCGTCTGAAAAGGGTCCATTATTTCGTTTTACGATTGACTCTAGAATATGCAATTCTCTAATGGGGTCATATATAGGATACCCATGAATCTGTTTATTTTTACCGATTTCTAATGCAATTTTTGCTCTTTTATTTAGAAGGGTTAATAATTCTTGATTAATTTGATCAATTTCAGATCTTAATTCACTTATTTTATGCTTCTTATTCTTTTCTTTATCCATCATCATCCGTCCTTTATAATACGTAAAAAACAGTAAATGAAATATTTACTGTTTTTCTATAATTTCAGTTGTAGGTTCTTGTTTAAAAGACAAATAACCTTTCACCTTATCATATAAATTTTTAATTTCTTCGAAAATACGGTTTAATATTTCATCTTTACTTGAAGTAGTTATGTAAGTTTTTAATTCTTCGATTTTATTGAAAATACCGTCTCTCACTTCTTCAGCATTAATGCCTTTGGCTTTTTCTGCAAGTTCATCTAGTTTTTCCATAGCTACCTTTCTCATATCTTCACCCGTTTTCGGAGTTAAGAAAGCAACAGCTAATCCACCAACTACAGCGCCTTTTATAAAATCTTTTAACACAGAATTCAACTCCTCATCAAAATTTAATACATTAAATATTTTTGGTAATTCTTTAACAGAATCTATTTTATTAAGCAAAAATAAGGATGATACCATTCCTTTTGGATACTTTTCAATAAAATTTAATATCTCATCGAATTTATTATTTACTGTCTCTAAATTTTGTCCAGTTTTATTCAGTTCATTGAAAAACTGTTCAGCACTAGTTAATTTATCAGTAAATAGTAAAACCATTCGATCTAGTTCTTGAAAAGAAGTTTCCGCAACTCTAATGGTAATATCAGCTTGCTTTAATGTGCTACGATAATTCTCTAGAAATCTAATTCCGAAATAGGTAATCGCCAAAACACAAGCAATTAAAATTATTCCTAGGGTTATATAAATAATATCTAACAACATCTTCACCTACTTTAACTTTAACCAGTTTACATTATCATTATACATTATATTGTCTTGTTTTTTAAGATGATTTACTAAAAATTATTATTATTTTTTATTGAATCTAAATAAATCATGCAATATTTATCAATATCACCTGCTCCCATGAATATTATAACACTTTTTTCATGAGATTTTAAAGTTTCTATATAACTAATATCATTTATCACTTCACAGTCATTAACTATTTTAGCTAAATCATTAACTGAGATGGTTTTATTAGTTTCTCGGGCTGATGAAAATATTTCTCTTAAATAAACTTTATCCACTAAAGATAAAGCTTCAGCAAAATCTTTTAAAAACGTAATCGTTCTTGTGTATGTATGTGGCTGAAAGTAGATAACCTTCTTTTTAAATGGGTATTTAGCATTAACCGCTTCAATAGTTGCTTTTATTTCTTTTGGATGATGTGCATAATCGCTAATAATGACTTGATTATCGACCGTATGTTCTTCAAATCTTCTCTTACTTCTTTCAAAATTCGCTATACATTCTTTTATATCTTCCATATTCTGGTTTAATAAAGTAGACGTAACAATTGATGCGAGTGAATTATAAATCGAGTGAATACCAAATAATGGGATTTTAATCTTACCAATAAATTTATTTTTTATATATAAGTCATAATAAGTATAATGATGATCATTACTGATGTTTTCTGCATAATAGTCATTGGTTGATTTTAATCCATAGGATGTTTTATTCTTATTATCTGGGATTATTTCTTTTAATAATTCATCATCACCATTGTAAACGACCATATCAGATTGAATAATAAATTGTTTAAAAGCACTTTGAACATCTAATATATCTTTATAATAATCCGGGTGATCATAATCTATATTGGTGACAACAGCTATATCAGGAAAATAATGTAAAAAATGGCGTAAATATTCACAGGCTTCAAAAACAAATAATTCACTTTCATGGTTACCTCCCCCCTGCCCATCACCAATCAAATAATTTATTTTCTCATTTTTCGATAGTATTTGTCGGATTAAATTAGTTGTAGTCGTTTTTCCATGGGAACCACTTACTGCGATAGAATAAAACTTTTTACTCAACTTACCTAAAAATTCATAATATGTGTATATTTCACATCCAAGTTCTTTTGCTTTTTGATGTTCTACATTATCAATAAAGGCATTACCAACAATTACAATTAACTCCTTATTAATATTCTCTTCATTAAATGGATATATGTTAATTTTTCTCAATTCTAAGTTTTTACTCGTAAAAAATTCTTCTTTGACATCAGAACCTTGTACAAAATGGCCATAATCACTAAGTAAACACGCGAGTGAACTCATCCCTGCCCCTTTAATGCCAATAAAATGATATTTTAACATAATTAACCTCCTTATCATTTCAATATTATATATAACCAAATCATGCTTTGGTTGATAATAGGTATTTGAAATTATATATTTATATTAGATTATGTTACAAGTTCGATAAAAATGAATAAATGTGAGAGGATAAACAAAAAAGCCCAAAAATGGGCTTTTATCATATTAAGTATGAACAAGATTTAATTATAAATCATATTTTCATAATCATCTAAAGACATTAAAACATCTCTTGGTTTACTACCATTTTGTTGAGGACCAACAATACGATACTTCTCCATCATATCAATCATTCTAGCAGCACGATTATATCCTACTTTAAATTTTCTTTGGATTTTAGAAGCACTAGCTTCTCCCAAATCAATCACATATCGAACAGCATCATCAAATAATTCATCGTCATAATCAAATGAGTATTCACTTTCTTTTTTTACTAAATCTTCAGAGGTAAACAGATAATGAGGTGAGAATTGATCTTTTACATAACTAGTTACCTTTTCAATTTCATCATCACTGATAAATGACCCTTGAAGTCGTTTTAATTGTGGTTTTCCATTATCTGAAAGCAACATATCTCCTTTTCCTAACAATTTTTCTGCACCAGCCTCATCTAAAATGATCCGTGAATCAATTGCTGATGCTACTTTAAAAGAGATTCTAGTAGGAATATTCGTTTTAATTGTACCCGTAATAACATTTGTTGATGGACGTTGTGTCGCTACAATTAAATGAATACCAGCAGCACGTGCTAATTGCGAAATTCTTTGAATATACTCTTCAACCTCAGCTGCAGCGATTACCATTAAATCAGCTAACTCATCAATAATTACAACAATATAGGGTAATTTAGGTAAATCTTCACTACTTCTATTCCGTTTTATATTATAACTTTTAATATCGCGAGCCCCAACACTTTCAATTGCTTCATATCGTCTATCCATCTCTTCTGTTAACCATCTTAAAGTTGCAGTTGCAATTTTAGGATCATTTATAACCGGAGTTAAAAGGTGGGGAATATCACGATATAAACTAAATTCAACTTTTTTAGGATCAATTAATACTAGTTTTACTTCATCAGGTAATGCATTATATAAGATACTGATAATAATTGAATTAATACAAACACTTTTCCCAGAACCAGTAGACCCTGCGATTAAGCTATGGGTCATATTACTAATATCTGAAAAAATAGCTTCACCTGCAATATCAAGTCCTAAAGCAATTTTTAATGGTGATTTAAACGATTTATAAGAAGCACTTTCAATAATTTCTCTAAAAGTAACGATTCTATTTTCTTGA from Mycoplasmatota bacterium carries:
- the murC gene encoding UDP-N-acetylmuramate--L-alanine ligase, translated to MLKYHFIGIKGAGMSSLACLLSDYGHFVQGSDVKEEFFTSKNLELRKINIYPFNEENINKELIVIVGNAFIDNVEHQKAKELGCEIYTYYEFLGKLSKKFYSIAVSGSHGKTTTTNLIRQILSKNEKINYLIGDGQGGGNHESELFVFEACEYLRHFLHYFPDIAVVTNIDYDHPDYYKDILDVQSAFKQFIIQSDMVVYNGDDELLKEIIPDNKNKTSYGLKSTNDYYAENISNDHHYTYYDLYIKNKFIGKIKIPLFGIHSIYNSLASIVTSTLLNQNMEDIKECIANFERSKRRFEEHTVDNQVIISDYAHHPKEIKATIEAVNAKYPFKKKVIYFQPHTYTRTITFLKDFAEALSLVDKVYLREIFSSARETNKTISVNDLAKIVNDCEVINDISYIETLKSHEKSVIIFMGAGDIDKYCMIYLDSIKNNNNF
- a CDS encoding bifunctional 3-deoxy-7-phosphoheptulonate synthase/chorismate mutase, with protein sequence MMDKEKNKKHKISELRSEIDQINQELLTLLNKRAKIALEIGKNKQIHGYPIYDPIRELHILESIVKRNNGPFSDDTIISLFKEIFKATATLQQDDKKSELKISRKMKSEDTLIKINDVTIGGNEKTFIFGPCSIESEDQLEATAAFLSEKGFKFLRGGAFKPRTSPYDFQGLGLEGLKIMHKIAKKHHLISVVEIMDKEQLQMAQDYIDIVQIGSRNMHNFSLLKEVGKIDKPIILKRGFSATIEEFKLSAEYIISEGNSNVILCERGIRTFEKATRNTLDISAVPILKQETHLPVIVDVSHAAGRKDIMAYLAKAALASLSDGIMAEIHPNPKLALSDANQQMNFNEFTQFYNLIRN
- a CDS encoding YtxH domain-containing protein, translating into MLDIIYITLGIILIACVLAITYFGIRFLENYRSTLKQADITIRVAETSFQELDRMVLLFTDKLTSAEQFFNELNKTGQNLETVNNKFDEILNFIEKYPKGMVSSLFLLNKIDSVKELPKIFNVLNFDEELNSVLKDFIKGAVVGGLAVAFLTPKTGEDMRKVAMEKLDELAEKAKGINAEEVRDGIFNKIEELKTYITTSSKDEILNRIFEEIKNLYDKVKGYLSFKQEPTTEIIEKQ